The proteins below are encoded in one region of Bosea sp. BIWAKO-01:
- a CDS encoding TetR/AcrR family transcriptional regulator — protein MTERHTRILDAAERVFARAGFHAATMNDVAAEAGMSPGNLYRYFASKDAIIAGMAERDRATIAADFSALDPRAGNLLDQLEALGRRHLVEEPREKAIIALQIWAEAARNPEMAAMCADIDGTVIVGLAAAISAAKEGGELPADLDEIRFLQAMTMLADGYLCRRAMDPNFDTKTAAETMFTAMRGLAQAMRLQSQDTNQP, from the coding sequence ATGACGGAGCGCCATACACGCATCCTCGATGCGGCGGAGCGCGTCTTCGCGCGCGCCGGTTTCCATGCAGCGACGATGAACGATGTCGCGGCCGAGGCCGGCATGAGCCCGGGCAATCTCTATCGCTACTTCGCCTCCAAGGACGCGATCATCGCGGGGATGGCCGAGCGCGACCGGGCTACGATCGCCGCGGATTTCTCGGCGCTCGATCCGCGCGCCGGCAATCTTCTCGACCAGCTCGAGGCGCTCGGCCGGCGACATCTCGTCGAGGAGCCGCGCGAGAAAGCCATCATCGCGTTGCAGATCTGGGCGGAGGCCGCGCGCAATCCGGAAATGGCGGCGATGTGCGCCGATATCGACGGCACGGTCATCGTAGGCCTGGCGGCAGCCATCTCCGCGGCCAAGGAGGGCGGCGAGCTGCCGGCCGATCTCGACGAGATCCGCTTCCTTCAGGCGATGACGATGCTCGCTGACGGCTATCTCTGCCGGCGCGCCATGGATCCGAATTTCGATACCAAGACCGCTGCCGAAACGATGTTCACCGCGATGCGAGGATTGGCTCAGGCAATGCGCCTGCAATCCCAAGACACAAATCAGCCATGA
- a CDS encoding DMT family transporter: MTTPSLALSRPAAPGLAMFVALMTGATCIGFSGIFVRYADVGPAAAGFWRMLFALPVLAAWTAFEQRKPKSGGARSRGWWPIALAGFAFAVDVTLYNASLGFTTIANASLLGNLSPVVVVLAAWLLLGEKPTGRILGALMLAIGGALMLVLPKFATTAAATSPGSIFGDSLAVGAAFSYAIYIIAIRRARDSADAGRIGLISSALCAVFCIAVALLLGETILPQSLQGWLAVIALGLVSHALGQGLITLALGQYGASAASLVMVWPALVSVLAAWAIFAEQPSPAQAFGGVAILAAVLLVRKG; the protein is encoded by the coding sequence ATGACCACCCCGAGCCTCGCCCTGTCACGTCCGGCCGCCCCCGGCCTCGCCATGTTCGTCGCCTTGATGACGGGCGCGACCTGCATCGGCTTCTCCGGCATCTTCGTGCGCTATGCGGATGTCGGACCGGCCGCCGCCGGCTTCTGGCGCATGCTCTTTGCCCTGCCCGTGCTCGCAGCCTGGACCGCGTTCGAACAGCGCAAGCCCAAATCGGGTGGCGCGCGGTCCCGTGGGTGGTGGCCGATCGCGCTGGCCGGGTTCGCCTTCGCCGTCGACGTGACGCTCTACAATGCCTCGCTTGGCTTCACGACGATCGCCAACGCCTCGCTGCTTGGCAATCTCTCGCCGGTCGTCGTTGTTCTGGCGGCCTGGCTCCTGCTCGGTGAGAAACCGACCGGGCGGATTCTCGGCGCGCTGATGCTGGCGATCGGCGGCGCGCTGATGCTGGTGCTGCCGAAATTCGCGACCACTGCGGCAGCGACCAGCCCGGGCAGCATCTTTGGCGACAGCCTGGCGGTCGGAGCGGCCTTCTCCTACGCCATCTACATCATCGCCATTCGCCGGGCCCGGGATTCTGCCGATGCCGGACGCATCGGCCTGATCTCCAGCGCGCTTTGCGCCGTCTTCTGCATCGCGGTCGCGCTCCTGCTTGGCGAAACCATCCTGCCGCAGAGCCTGCAGGGCTGGCTCGCGGTCATCGCACTCGGCCTCGTCTCGCATGCGCTGGGCCAAGGCTTGATCACGCTGGCGCTCGGCCAATATGGCGCTAGCGCCGCCTCGCTGGTGATGGTCTGGCCGGCGCTGGTCAGCGTTCTCGCAGCCTGGGCGATCTTTGCCGAGCAGCCCTCACCGGCTCAGGCCTTTGGCGGTGTGGCGATTCTGGCAGCGGTTCTGCTGGTGCGGAAGGGCTGA
- a CDS encoding glutamine amidotransferase codes for MNDQPFRLSAARKLRSPLRPRRDRPAPKPVLIVLHQEHSTSGRVGRLLAARGHALDIRKPRFGDPLPATMRDHAGAVIFGGPMSANDPDGFVRAEIDWIGTCLKEEAPFLGICLGAQMLTRHLGGTVYTHPQGRAEIGYYDLALTDAGHTHASEAGFSWPSTVYQWHREGFDCPNGAECLATGGDFPVQAIRSGPKAYGIQFHPEVTPAMMCRWSVRAHERTLMPGAQLRHQHLEGWYRYDPAVRAWLDGFLDHWLRVPADGETSLA; via the coding sequence ATGAACGATCAGCCCTTTCGTCTCAGCGCTGCCCGCAAGCTCCGCTCCCCCCTCCGCCCCCGCAGGGACAGGCCAGCACCGAAGCCGGTCCTGATCGTCCTGCACCAGGAGCATTCGACTTCCGGCCGGGTCGGCCGCCTTCTCGCGGCACGAGGGCACGCGCTCGATATCCGCAAGCCGCGCTTCGGTGACCCGCTCCCGGCGACCATGCGCGATCATGCCGGCGCCGTGATCTTCGGCGGCCCGATGAGCGCCAATGACCCTGACGGTTTCGTCAGGGCCGAGATCGACTGGATCGGCACCTGCCTGAAGGAGGAAGCACCCTTTCTCGGCATCTGCCTGGGCGCCCAGATGCTGACGAGGCATCTCGGCGGCACCGTCTACACGCATCCGCAGGGCCGCGCCGAGATCGGCTACTATGATCTAGCGCTGACGGATGCTGGCCATACGCATGCGAGCGAGGCCGGCTTCTCCTGGCCCTCGACCGTTTACCAATGGCATCGCGAAGGCTTCGACTGCCCGAACGGCGCCGAATGCCTCGCAACCGGGGGCGACTTTCCGGTCCAGGCCATTCGCTCGGGGCCGAAAGCTTATGGCATCCAGTTTCATCCCGAAGTGACCCCGGCGATGATGTGCCGCTGGTCGGTGCGCGCGCATGAGCGCACCCTGATGCCCGGTGCCCAGCTGCGCCATCAGCATCTCGAAGGCTGGTATCGCTATGATCCCGCCGTCAGAGCCTGGCTCGACGGCTTCCTCGACCACTGGCTGCGCGTGCCGGCGGATGGAGAGACCTCCCTCGCATGA
- a CDS encoding efflux RND transporter periplasmic adaptor subunit yields MLPLPLALTRLAALSLLTLALLPAVAASAQTPASAAAQATAPGHGPAVTVTPARTAEIVQSVVVSGSMIARDEVLVSPEIDGFALVDILAEEGDRVAAGQVLARLSRTTLDVLHTQNEAQIARAEAAIAQARAQVSEAEANRVQAENAFERTKALRDSGNASIETFDLRSAAARTTVARVNSAQHALAIATADLALAKAQERDIAVKLARTEIKAPAAGIVSQRRAKLGAMAPLAATEPLFRIIADGAIELEADVAEVELSSLRLGQTVAVTPAGAQQPLVGEIRLIAPQVDKASRLGRVRIALKDNPPIALGSFARGVIETGRKTSITLPLSAITYSRNGALVQSVKDGKVSTKKVTLGLTGNGRIEITSGLAEGETVVARAGTFVRDGDAVTPIATN; encoded by the coding sequence ATGTTGCCGCTTCCCCTCGCGCTGACGCGCCTGGCTGCCTTGTCCCTGCTGACCCTGGCGCTGCTGCCGGCTGTTGCGGCCTCGGCCCAGACGCCGGCCAGCGCGGCCGCGCAGGCAACTGCTCCCGGCCATGGCCCGGCCGTGACGGTTACGCCGGCCAGGACCGCGGAAATCGTGCAGAGCGTCGTGGTCTCGGGCTCGATGATCGCGCGCGACGAGGTCCTGGTTTCGCCGGAGATCGATGGCTTCGCGCTGGTCGACATCCTGGCCGAGGAGGGAGATCGCGTGGCGGCGGGCCAGGTGCTGGCGCGTCTGTCGCGGACGACGCTTGATGTCCTTCACACCCAGAACGAGGCTCAGATCGCCCGCGCCGAAGCGGCGATCGCCCAGGCCAGGGCCCAGGTCTCCGAGGCGGAAGCCAATCGAGTCCAGGCCGAGAACGCCTTCGAGCGGACCAAGGCCCTGCGCGATTCGGGCAATGCCAGCATCGAGACCTTCGATCTGCGCTCTGCCGCGGCGAGGACGACGGTCGCCCGCGTCAACTCGGCGCAGCATGCGCTTGCCATCGCGACGGCTGATCTTGCGCTCGCCAAGGCGCAGGAGCGCGATATTGCCGTGAAGCTGGCGCGCACCGAGATCAAGGCTCCCGCAGCCGGAATCGTCAGCCAGCGCCGCGCCAAGCTTGGCGCCATGGCCCCCCTGGCCGCGACCGAACCCCTCTTCCGCATCATCGCGGATGGTGCGATCGAACTCGAGGCGGATGTCGCGGAAGTCGAGCTTAGCTCGCTCAGGCTCGGCCAGACGGTCGCAGTCACGCCGGCAGGAGCACAGCAGCCGCTCGTCGGTGAGATCAGGTTGATCGCACCGCAGGTCGACAAGGCGTCCCGGCTCGGGCGCGTGCGGATCGCTCTCAAGGATAATCCGCCGATCGCGCTTGGTTCCTTTGCGCGCGGCGTGATCGAAACCGGTCGCAAGACGAGCATCACCCTGCCGCTCTCCGCCATCACCTATTCGCGCAATGGAGCGCTGGTGCAGAGCGTCAAGGACGGCAAGGTCAGCACCAAGAAGGTGACGCTGGGACTGACCGGAAATGGCCGGATCGAGATCACCTCCGGCCTCGCCGAAGGTGAGACCGTCGTCGCACGTGCGGGCACTTTCGTGCGCGACGGCGATGCGGTGACGCCGATCGCGACGAATTGA
- the obgE gene encoding GTPase ObgE, translating to MKFLDQAKIYVKAGDGGAGCVSFRREKFIEFGGPNGGDGGRGGDVVIECVQGLNTLIDYRFQQHFKARIGEHGMGKDRHGANGPPVVLKVPPGTQVFDEDGETLIADLTEPGQRFVLCKGGNGGFGNAYFKTSTNQAPRHANPGLPGEERWIWLRLKLIADAGLVGLPNAGKSTFLAAVTAAKPKIADYPFTTLHPGLGVVRVDAREMVLADIPGLIEGAHEGHGLGDRFLGHIERCRVLLHLVEGTSEHAGKAYKTVREELEAYGEGLAEKPEIVALSKVDALSPELLKEQVARLKRAAKRAPIVLSSASGQGVEDALRALFAVVEEARREEAKADAPALETGWHP from the coding sequence ATGAAATTCCTCGACCAAGCCAAGATCTATGTAAAGGCCGGCGACGGCGGCGCGGGCTGCGTCTCCTTCCGGCGTGAAAAATTCATCGAGTTCGGCGGCCCCAACGGCGGCGACGGCGGACGCGGCGGCGATGTCGTGATCGAATGCGTGCAAGGGCTCAACACGCTGATCGACTACCGCTTCCAGCAGCATTTCAAAGCCAGGATCGGCGAACATGGCATGGGCAAGGACCGGCACGGCGCCAATGGCCCGCCGGTCGTGCTCAAGGTGCCGCCAGGCACGCAGGTCTTCGATGAAGACGGTGAGACCCTGATCGCCGACCTGACCGAGCCTGGCCAGCGTTTCGTTCTGTGCAAGGGCGGCAATGGCGGCTTCGGCAACGCCTATTTCAAGACCTCGACCAACCAGGCGCCGCGCCATGCCAATCCGGGCCTGCCGGGCGAGGAGCGCTGGATCTGGCTTCGCCTGAAGCTGATCGCCGATGCCGGGCTTGTCGGCCTCCCCAATGCCGGCAAGTCGACTTTTCTTGCCGCCGTGACCGCTGCAAAGCCGAAGATCGCCGATTACCCCTTCACCACCCTGCATCCCGGCCTGGGCGTCGTGCGGGTCGACGCGCGCGAGATGGTGCTGGCCGATATTCCTGGCCTGATCGAGGGGGCGCATGAGGGACATGGGCTCGGCGATCGCTTCCTCGGCCATATCGAGCGCTGCCGCGTGCTGCTGCACCTGGTCGAAGGCACCAGCGAGCACGCCGGCAAGGCCTACAAGACCGTTCGGGAGGAACTCGAGGCCTATGGCGAGGGCCTGGCCGAGAAGCCCGAGATCGTGGCGCTGTCAAAAGTGGACGCCCTGAGCCCGGAGCTGCTCAAGGAGCAGGTCGCGCGGCTGAAGCGGGCCGCCAAGCGCGCGCCGATCGTGCTGTCATCCGCGTCTGGCCAGGGCGTCGAGGATGCCTTGCGTGCGCTGTTCGCAGTGGTCGAAGAGGCTCGGCGGGAAGAGGCCAAGGCCGATGCGCCGGCGCTGGAAACCGGCTGGCACCCTTAG
- a CDS encoding efflux RND transporter permease subunit: MNINFSAWSIRKPVPAILLFVVLCVLGVMSFSTLPVTRMPNIDVPFVSVSVTQAGAAPAELESQVSKRIEDAVANITGVKHVMSTLTDGQSLTLIEFRLEVNTDRAVNDVKDAIAKVRADLPRTIDEPVIQRIDVEGQSVLSYGASSPGMTLEQLSWHVDDVVARELQGLKGVGRVDRYGGVDREIRISLDPDRLLALGTTAGEVNRQIRATNVDLAGGRGEVGGQEQAIRTLAGARTVADLAETKISLTGGREVRLKELGRVEDSNSEPRSFSRLDKQPVVTFAVFRSKGSSELSVKQVVAARIEELNKRYPSIELKLIDDAVAYTHGNYRSAMETLFEGAALAVLVVFLFLRNWRATLITAIALPLSAIPTFWAMQMLGFSLNLVSLLGITLVTGILVDDAIVEIENIVRHMKMGKSPYRAAMEAADEIGLAVIAITLTIVAIFAPVSFMGGIAGQYFRQFGLTVAIAVLFSLLVARLITPMMAAYLMRPVKHEDDKPGPFMRGYIGLLRLTLARIRLPLLPRFDGTGRWRKLPFNMAYLTLVVGFIFLFGSIQATALLPTGFFPEEDTARVVASVELPPGATLEETRVTTDQIVDALRTIPEVRHVFVLGGASPTGQREVRRASVTVMLTPKGERAIKQKDLKVVIAQKLASVPDARAWYVNERGEREMAFSILSKDGDALDEAVARIEARMRQVDGYLNVATAGSLSRPELRVTPKLEQAATLGVTPEAISEAVRIATIGDAGANLAKFNAGDRLVPIRVQLDEAARADIRNIAALRVTNTSGVSIPLTAVADIGFGQGPSSIDRYDRVRRAAIGADLKRGFELGTAQDTFHEIVAEVGLPEGVKIAATGDAEIQGEVVQGFITAMTTGLMLVFALLILLFGSVAQPVTILLSLPLSFGGVVIALLATNNPVSMPVYIGLLMLMGIVTKNAIMLVDFAVEEVARGKDRVTALLEAGRKRARPIVMTTIAMAAGMLPSAYGVGDGGEFRAPMAIAVIGGLIVSTVLSLVFVPSFYTVMDDVGRGFSWLFGRFFSKPEDESAWEPMGDEETPGEASAKAMSGKLPPPRLAAE, translated from the coding sequence ATGAACATCAATTTCTCGGCCTGGTCGATCCGCAAACCGGTCCCGGCCATCCTGCTTTTCGTGGTTCTCTGCGTGCTCGGGGTGATGTCGTTTTCGACACTGCCGGTCACGCGGATGCCGAATATCGACGTGCCTTTCGTCTCGGTCTCGGTGACTCAGGCCGGCGCAGCGCCGGCCGAGCTCGAAAGCCAGGTCAGCAAGCGCATCGAGGATGCGGTCGCCAACATCACGGGCGTCAAACATGTGATGTCGACGCTGACCGACGGCCAGTCGCTCACCCTGATCGAGTTCCGGCTGGAGGTGAACACCGACCGTGCCGTCAACGACGTCAAGGACGCCATCGCCAAGGTCAGGGCAGACCTGCCGCGCACGATCGACGAGCCGGTGATCCAGCGCATCGATGTCGAGGGCCAGTCGGTCCTGAGCTATGGCGCCTCATCGCCCGGCATGACGCTCGAGCAACTCTCCTGGCATGTCGACGATGTCGTTGCGCGCGAATTGCAGGGGCTGAAGGGCGTTGGCCGTGTCGATCGCTACGGTGGCGTCGATCGCGAGATCAGGATTTCGCTCGATCCCGACCGGCTGCTGGCGCTCGGCACCACGGCCGGTGAAGTCAACCGGCAGATTCGCGCGACCAATGTCGACCTCGCCGGCGGGCGCGGTGAGGTTGGCGGCCAGGAACAGGCGATTCGTACGCTTGCCGGCGCACGCACGGTGGCCGACCTGGCCGAGACCAAGATTTCGCTCACCGGCGGCCGCGAGGTGAGGCTCAAGGAACTTGGCCGGGTCGAGGATTCCAATTCCGAACCGCGCTCCTTCAGCCGCCTGGACAAGCAACCCGTCGTCACCTTCGCGGTGTTCCGCTCCAAGGGTTCGAGCGAGCTCTCGGTCAAGCAGGTGGTTGCAGCGCGCATCGAGGAGCTGAACAAGCGCTATCCGTCGATCGAGCTGAAGCTGATCGACGATGCCGTCGCCTATACCCACGGCAACTACCGGTCGGCGATGGAGACGCTGTTCGAGGGGGCGGCGCTGGCCGTGCTCGTCGTCTTCCTCTTCCTGCGCAACTGGCGCGCGACGCTGATCACCGCCATCGCGCTACCGCTTTCGGCCATCCCCACCTTCTGGGCGATGCAGATGCTGGGCTTTTCGCTCAATCTGGTCAGCCTGCTCGGCATCACGCTCGTCACCGGCATCCTGGTCGACGACGCGATCGTCGAGATCGAGAACATCGTGCGCCATATGAAGATGGGCAAATCGCCCTATCGCGCGGCGATGGAGGCGGCCGATGAAATCGGGCTCGCGGTCATCGCGATCACCTTGACCATCGTCGCGATCTTCGCGCCGGTCTCCTTCATGGGCGGTATCGCCGGGCAGTATTTCCGCCAGTTCGGTCTGACGGTCGCCATAGCGGTGCTGTTCTCGTTGCTGGTGGCGCGGCTGATCACGCCCATGATGGCGGCCTATCTGATGCGACCGGTAAAGCACGAGGATGACAAGCCCGGCCCGTTCATGCGCGGCTATATCGGCTTGCTGCGGCTTACGCTTGCGCGCATCCGCCTGCCGCTGCTGCCGCGTTTCGACGGGACGGGGCGTTGGCGCAAACTGCCGTTCAACATGGCTTATCTGACCCTGGTGGTGGGGTTCATCTTCCTGTTCGGCTCGATCCAGGCGACGGCCCTGCTGCCGACGGGCTTCTTCCCGGAAGAGGACACCGCGCGTGTCGTCGCCAGCGTCGAGCTGCCGCCGGGCGCAACGCTGGAAGAAACGCGTGTCACCACCGACCAGATCGTCGATGCGTTGAGGACGATTCCCGAGGTCAGGCATGTCTTCGTGCTCGGCGGCGCTTCGCCGACCGGACAGCGCGAGGTCCGGCGTGCCTCGGTCACGGTCATGCTGACGCCGAAGGGCGAGCGTGCGATCAAGCAAAAGGACCTGAAGGTCGTCATCGCGCAGAAGCTCGCCAGCGTCCCCGATGCCCGGGCCTGGTATGTCAACGAACGCGGCGAGCGCGAGATGGCGTTCTCGATTCTCTCCAAGGACGGTGATGCGCTCGACGAGGCGGTCGCGCGGATCGAGGCGCGCATGCGCCAGGTCGACGGCTATCTCAATGTCGCGACTGCCGGCTCGCTCAGCCGGCCGGAGCTGCGCGTCACGCCGAAGCTCGAGCAGGCGGCAACGCTCGGCGTCACGCCGGAGGCAATCTCGGAAGCGGTGCGCATCGCCACGATCGGCGATGCGGGTGCCAATCTTGCCAAGTTCAATGCCGGCGACCGTCTGGTGCCGATCCGGGTCCAGCTCGATGAGGCGGCGCGCGCCGACATCCGCAACATTGCGGCGCTGCGTGTCACCAATACGAGCGGCGTCTCGATTCCGCTGACGGCGGTGGCCGATATCGGCTTCGGCCAGGGGCCGAGCTCGATCGACCGCTATGACCGCGTCCGCCGGGCTGCGATCGGCGCCGACCTGAAGCGCGGCTTCGAACTCGGCACCGCGCAGGACACCTTCCACGAGATCGTCGCGGAGGTCGGACTGCCGGAGGGCGTCAAGATCGCCGCCACCGGCGATGCCGAGATCCAGGGCGAGGTCGTGCAGGGCTTCATCACGGCGATGACAACCGGTCTGATGCTGGTCTTCGCGCTGCTGATCCTGCTGTTCGGCTCGGTCGCCCAGCCGGTGACCATCCTGCTCTCGCTGCCGCTCTCATTCGGCGGCGTGGTGATCGCGCTGCTCGCGACCAATAACCCGGTCTCGATGCCGGTCTATATCGGCCTGCTGATGCTGATGGGCATCGTCACCAAGAACGCGATCATGCTCGTCGATTTCGCGGTGGAGGAGGTCGCCCGCGGCAAGGACCGGGTCACCGCACTGCTCGAAGCCGGGCGCAAGCGGGCCCGTCCGATCGTGATGACGACGATCGCGATGGCGGCCGGCATGTTGCCCTCCGCCTATGGCGTCGGCGATGGCGGCGAGTTCCGCGCGCCGATGGCGATCGCGGTGATCGGCGGCCTGATCGTCTCGACCGTGCTCAGCCTCGTCTTCGTGCCGTCCTTCTATACGGTGATGGACGATGTCGGCCGTGGCTTCAGCTGGCTCTTCGGCCGCTTCTTCAGCAAGCCTGAGGATGAATCGGCCTGGGAGCCGATGGGGGACGAGGAAACGCCCGGCGAAGCCAGCGCCAAGGCGATGAGTGGAAAGCTGCCGCCGCCGCGGCTTGCGGCGGAGTAG
- a CDS encoding invasion associated locus B family protein, which produces MISKLRPLAFVSVVIFSGAALAQAQRPTASAQAPAAPGGVSQPDNTTATYGDWTHRCQQGVGTRICEIVQTLEVQGQRGPVALIALGRPVRNEPYKLVVQVPPNVSLGAKAGIRLALGEKDEGTLADFQRCLPGGCFAEVNVSDDLLKRWRGFGDAGQLRYQDGANRAVVLPFSFKGFQSAVDALAREP; this is translated from the coding sequence GTGATTTCGAAGCTTAGGCCTCTCGCGTTCGTTTCCGTCGTGATCTTCAGCGGCGCAGCCCTTGCCCAGGCGCAGCGTCCTACCGCGAGTGCTCAGGCTCCGGCCGCTCCTGGCGGCGTTTCGCAACCGGACAATACGACGGCGACCTATGGCGACTGGACCCATCGCTGCCAGCAGGGCGTCGGGACCCGGATCTGCGAGATCGTGCAGACGCTGGAGGTGCAGGGGCAGCGCGGCCCGGTGGCGTTGATCGCGCTCGGGCGGCCGGTGCGCAATGAGCCCTACAAGCTTGTGGTGCAGGTGCCGCCGAACGTGAGCCTCGGCGCCAAGGCCGGTATCCGCCTTGCGCTCGGGGAGAAGGACGAGGGGACGCTTGCCGACTTCCAGCGCTGCCTTCCCGGCGGCTGCTTCGCCGAGGTGAACGTGAGCGACGACCTGCTGAAGCGCTGGCGCGGCTTTGGCGACGCTGGCCAGCTTCGCTATCAGGATGGCGCCAACCGCGCCGTCGTGCTGCCCTTCTCGTTCAAGGGCTTCCAGTCCGCCGTGGACGCGCTCGCCCGCGAGCCCTGA
- a CDS encoding FAD-binding oxidoreductase, which translates to MTRTSLVLGAGIVGVSCALALQKRGFTVTLIDRREPGSETSYGNAGVVSPTSVVPLNNPSLWKSLPNYLGNHHAAVRYRWGHLLRNPGWVLRFLAEARPSRLAPRVAALHGLTVHALTLHKAWMAEAGISHRLRENGTLKLWRSEAGQQASRTEQQWLEDHGFRADYLDRQALSAVEPDLNPIFSAGLWLRDNGSVDWPQAVVAAYAALFAARGGKIIRAAASGLSRTSQGWRATTDSGSFDADLAVVALGPWSPDLLHPLGLSVPLNVERGYHRHYKAAGGRNLSRPFYDVESAYFLAPMEKGYRLTSGVELANRDAPSNFAQIDAVLPRAKEAFDLTEATEATTWRGARPTLPDSLPMIGEAPRNPGLWLAFGSQHIGFATGPVTGEILAALISGEKPIADPAPFAPTRYL; encoded by the coding sequence ATGACCCGTACCTCGCTTGTCCTCGGCGCCGGCATCGTCGGCGTCTCCTGTGCGCTCGCGCTGCAGAAACGCGGCTTCACGGTCACCCTGATCGACCGGCGCGAGCCCGGCAGCGAGACCTCCTACGGCAATGCAGGCGTGGTCAGCCCGACCTCCGTCGTCCCGCTCAACAATCCCTCGCTCTGGAAAAGCCTGCCGAACTATCTCGGCAACCATCACGCCGCCGTGCGCTATCGCTGGGGCCATCTGCTGCGGAATCCCGGCTGGGTCCTGCGCTTCCTCGCCGAAGCGCGCCCATCGCGTCTCGCGCCGCGCGTTGCGGCGCTCCACGGCCTGACAGTTCATGCCCTGACCTTGCACAAGGCGTGGATGGCGGAGGCTGGAATCAGCCACCGCCTGCGTGAAAACGGCACGCTGAAACTCTGGCGCAGCGAGGCCGGGCAACAGGCATCCCGCACCGAGCAGCAATGGCTCGAGGATCATGGCTTTCGCGCCGACTATCTCGACCGGCAGGCCCTTTCAGCGGTCGAGCCCGATCTCAACCCGATCTTTTCGGCCGGCCTGTGGTTGCGGGACAACGGCTCGGTCGACTGGCCGCAGGCCGTGGTCGCAGCCTATGCGGCGCTCTTCGCCGCGCGTGGCGGCAAGATCATCCGCGCCGCCGCCTCAGGGCTCTCCAGAACGTCCCAGGGCTGGCGCGCGACGACCGATTCCGGCAGCTTCGATGCCGATCTCGCCGTGGTCGCGCTCGGCCCATGGAGCCCCGATCTGCTGCACCCGCTCGGGCTGAGCGTCCCGCTCAATGTCGAGCGCGGTTATCACCGTCATTACAAGGCCGCCGGCGGACGCAACCTTTCGCGCCCGTTCTACGACGTCGAGTCCGCTTACTTCCTCGCGCCGATGGAAAAGGGCTACCGCCTGACCAGCGGTGTCGAGCTCGCCAACCGGGATGCGCCTTCGAATTTCGCCCAGATCGACGCGGTCCTGCCACGGGCGAAGGAAGCATTTGACCTGACCGAGGCGACCGAAGCCACGACCTGGCGCGGAGCCAGGCCGACCCTGCCCGATTCATTGCCGATGATCGGGGAGGCGCCGCGGAATCCCGGTCTCTGGCTAGCCTTCGGCAGCCAGCATATCGGCTTTGCGACCGGGCCGGTCACCGGCGAAATCCTGGCTGCTCTGATCAGCGGCGAGAAGCCGATTGCCGATCCCGCCCCATTCGCGCCGACGCGATATCTCTGA
- a CDS encoding LysR family transcriptional regulator — protein sequence MATHFDLAALDMLVTVAETGGFTAASVRLGRTQSAVSVRIQDLEAQLGQKLLERSRRGVTPTDAGERLIGHARRLLAVEREALADLGGEAATGRLRVGVPDDYVDAYLRPLIARFAAEHPRVELELRCDLSKRIEPALAAGEFDIAVITQDPVRPKGETLRREQLVWVAARGHRPELQEVLPLALFSEGCRARPRVLAALAGAGRAHRLVFSSSHTAGVISAVEAGFCVTAITESAAPASLRRLGAAEGLPPLFELAVGLIVAPNPSLAARRFAQALREEMAAPRLAA from the coding sequence ATGGCGACTCATTTCGATCTGGCGGCGCTGGATATGCTGGTGACGGTCGCCGAGACCGGCGGCTTCACGGCAGCGAGCGTCAGGCTCGGCCGAACGCAATCGGCGGTTTCGGTCCGCATCCAGGATCTCGAAGCGCAACTGGGCCAGAAGCTGCTCGAGCGCTCGCGGCGTGGGGTGACGCCGACCGATGCCGGCGAACGGCTGATCGGTCATGCCCGCCGTTTGCTCGCCGTCGAGCGCGAAGCGCTGGCCGATCTGGGCGGCGAGGCAGCCACGGGGCGACTGCGGGTCGGCGTGCCCGACGACTATGTCGACGCCTATTTGCGACCGCTGATCGCACGATTTGCGGCTGAGCATCCGCGTGTCGAGTTGGAACTGCGGTGCGATCTCTCGAAACGGATCGAGCCTGCGCTTGCGGCGGGCGAGTTCGATATCGCCGTGATCACGCAGGATCCGGTCCGGCCAAAGGGAGAAACGCTGCGTCGCGAGCAGCTGGTCTGGGTCGCGGCGCGCGGTCATCGCCCGGAATTGCAGGAGGTCTTGCCGCTTGCCCTGTTCTCCGAGGGCTGCCGGGCGCGCCCGCGTGTCCTGGCGGCGCTCGCCGGGGCCGGGCGGGCGCATCGGCTGGTCTTTTCCTCCTCGCATACGGCAGGCGTGATCTCCGCGGTCGAGGCCGGATTCTGCGTCACGGCGATCACTGAGAGTGCGGCGCCTGCAAGCCTGCGGCGGCTCGGTGCGGCTGAAGGCCTGCCACCGCTGTTTGAGCTTGCGGTCGGTCTCATCGTCGCGCCCAACCCGAGTCTTGCTGCCCGGCGCTTCGCACAGGCGCTTCGCGAAGAAATGGCGGCACCACGGCTTGCCGCGTGA